From a single Cyclobacterium marinum DSM 745 genomic region:
- a CDS encoding penicillin-binding protein — MNIKKSILLRVRLSFLAVTLIAISIFYRIGVIQVVEGDKWAQLSEEINLQYRPVKATRGNIYGADGSLLATSLPFYRVALDPSIDKSPDWKSSVDSLSRNLAAFYKDRSANAYKRMILDARNDGKKYLILNRRQINYQEKLTMSKWPIFKKGRMGGGVIFEKIDKRYRPFKNLAGRTVGFLNEDQYGAGLEYSFNEYLQGRNGEALFQKIVGGSWKPLHDADDIKPTDGFDIVTTLDVNIQDVAESVLLKQLINKDAAFGSVIVMEVATGHIKAIANLEKNKQSHGYGEYYNYAVGEQGLTEPGSTFKLLSMMALLEEGKINLNDSVDTGNGSYKFYDRYMRDAKRGGYGMLSIREVFEKSSNVGISKLVDEHFGHQPQRFIDYIEKAKLDNPLGFQLKGEGIPYFKHPDDKNWYGTTLPWMSIGYEIKITPLQTLTLYNAVANGGRMVKPMIVQQISRGNSIEEEFETETLTRSIASNKTINTLQDLLKGVVEKGTASNISTDTYSIAGKTGTAQKLINGRYTQKYYTSFVGYFPAEKPKYSAIVVIDSPKGFNAYGGDISAPVFKEIADKIYAQDMNIQQIETKDENIVRANNEEFPYIKAGKAAELQMICNSMGISNHYAGSETWVKSSISNKSIQWVGNTVEKPLVPDVTGMTLRDALYILENKGLRVEFSGSGRVSTQSLSKGTPFKNDQIIKLSLS; from the coding sequence GTGAATATAAAAAAATCCATATTGCTCCGTGTAAGGCTTTCCTTTTTGGCAGTAACACTTATTGCCATTTCTATTTTTTATAGAATTGGTGTAATTCAGGTTGTTGAAGGTGACAAGTGGGCTCAGTTGTCTGAGGAGATCAACTTGCAATACCGGCCTGTAAAAGCCACAAGGGGGAATATCTATGGTGCAGATGGTAGTCTTTTGGCTACGAGCCTTCCATTTTACAGGGTGGCCCTAGATCCTTCCATTGACAAAAGCCCGGACTGGAAATCAAGTGTAGACTCACTTTCCAGAAACTTGGCTGCATTTTACAAGGACAGGTCAGCGAATGCTTATAAAAGAATGATTCTCGACGCCCGGAATGATGGTAAGAAATATTTGATTCTAAATAGAAGACAAATAAACTACCAAGAAAAATTGACCATGTCCAAGTGGCCTATCTTCAAAAAAGGAAGAATGGGAGGTGGAGTTATATTCGAAAAAATTGACAAACGATATCGCCCATTTAAAAATTTAGCCGGAAGAACAGTCGGCTTTTTGAATGAAGATCAATATGGAGCAGGTTTGGAATACAGCTTTAACGAATACTTACAAGGAAGAAATGGGGAAGCTTTGTTTCAAAAAATCGTCGGAGGAAGTTGGAAGCCTCTGCATGATGCAGATGACATCAAACCTACAGATGGTTTTGATATTGTCACCACCCTTGATGTCAATATCCAAGATGTAGCGGAATCTGTGCTCTTAAAACAGCTTATCAACAAGGATGCTGCCTTTGGTTCGGTGATTGTAATGGAAGTAGCCACAGGTCATATTAAGGCCATTGCCAATTTGGAAAAAAACAAGCAGTCTCACGGCTATGGAGAATATTACAATTATGCTGTAGGAGAGCAAGGATTGACAGAACCGGGATCCACTTTTAAGTTGCTATCAATGATGGCATTATTGGAAGAAGGCAAGATCAATTTAAACGATAGTGTAGACACCGGAAATGGAAGTTATAAATTTTATGACCGATACATGAGGGATGCCAAGCGCGGTGGCTATGGCATGCTGAGCATTAGGGAAGTATTTGAAAAGTCTTCAAATGTTGGCATTTCAAAGTTGGTAGATGAACATTTTGGTCATCAGCCCCAAAGGTTTATCGATTATATTGAGAAAGCAAAACTTGACAATCCCCTTGGTTTCCAACTAAAAGGTGAGGGTATCCCCTATTTCAAGCACCCTGATGATAAAAATTGGTACGGAACTACCTTGCCATGGATGTCTATCGGTTATGAAATAAAAATAACACCGCTGCAAACACTTACTTTATACAATGCCGTTGCCAATGGAGGAAGAATGGTAAAGCCAATGATTGTGCAACAAATCTCTAGAGGCAATAGCATTGAAGAAGAATTTGAAACAGAAACATTGACAAGAAGTATCGCCTCCAATAAAACAATAAACACTCTACAGGACCTTCTTAAAGGAGTGGTTGAAAAAGGAACTGCAAGCAATATTTCTACGGACACATATTCCATTGCAGGAAAAACGGGAACTGCACAGAAATTAATCAATGGCCGGTATACCCAAAAATATTACACGTCTTTTGTGGGTTATTTTCCTGCAGAAAAACCTAAATACAGTGCCATTGTGGTTATTGACAGTCCCAAAGGTTTCAATGCCTATGGAGGGGATATTTCAGCGCCGGTATTTAAGGAAATTGCAGATAAAATTTATGCCCAAGACATGAACATCCAACAAATTGAAACCAAGGATGAAAACATTGTCCGGGCAAACAATGAGGAATTCCCTTATATCAAAGCCGGGAAAGCTGCTGAGTTGCAAATGATTTGCAACAGCATGGGTATATCTAACCACTATGCAGGATCTGAAACTTGGGTGAAATCGAGTATTTCCAACAAGTCCATTCAATGGGTCGGGAATACTGTCGAAAAACCTTTGGTACCTGATGTAACCGGCATGACAT
- a CDS encoding polyprenyl synthetase family protein, with protein sequence MNQDLKQIQAPIATEMADFEKKFRTFMQSKVKLLDHITQYIVRRKGKQMRPMFVFLTAGVSGSISESTYRGAALIELLHTATLVHDDVVDDANYRRGFFSINALWKNKIAVLVGDYLLSRGLLLSVDNGDFDLLKIVSNAVKEMSEGELLQISKARKLDITEDVYYTIIRQKTASLIASCCAVGAATTGSSEETIEKMRLFGEKVGMAFQIKDDLFDYGEDVVGKPVGIDIKEKKMTLPLIYALQNASWVDRKKIIYKIRNKSENKGTINEIIDFVKKSGGLEYAQKIMNNYYQEALALLENFPESPFKNSLATLVTYTIERKK encoded by the coding sequence ATGAATCAAGATTTAAAGCAGATACAAGCCCCGATAGCCACCGAGATGGCCGATTTTGAAAAGAAATTTCGCACTTTCATGCAAAGTAAGGTGAAATTATTGGATCATATTACTCAGTATATCGTCCGGAGAAAGGGAAAACAGATGCGGCCGATGTTTGTTTTCCTGACCGCGGGAGTGAGTGGTTCGATTTCAGAATCTACCTACCGAGGTGCCGCTTTGATTGAGTTATTGCATACAGCCACTCTGGTGCATGATGATGTGGTGGACGATGCAAATTATAGACGAGGATTTTTTTCTATCAATGCCCTGTGGAAAAACAAAATTGCTGTCTTGGTAGGAGATTACCTCTTATCAAGAGGCCTACTTTTGAGTGTTGACAATGGTGATTTTGATCTACTTAAGATTGTCTCAAACGCTGTAAAAGAAATGAGCGAAGGCGAACTTTTGCAAATATCAAAAGCAAGAAAACTTGACATTACAGAAGATGTCTACTATACCATTATCCGTCAAAAAACAGCCAGCCTTATTGCTTCATGCTGTGCTGTGGGTGCTGCCACCACAGGTTCCTCTGAGGAAACCATCGAAAAAATGCGGCTTTTCGGAGAAAAAGTAGGCATGGCTTTTCAAATCAAAGATGATCTTTTTGACTATGGGGAAGATGTGGTTGGAAAACCTGTTGGCATAGACATTAAGGAGAAAAAAATGACTCTACCCCTTATCTATGCCCTCCAAAATGCTTCTTGGGTAGACAGAAAAAAAATAATTTATAAGATCAGGAATAAAAGTGAGAACAAAGGAACGATCAACGAAATTATAGATTTTGTCAAGAAATCCGGTGGGCTTGAATACGCGCAGAAAATAATGAACAATTACTACCAAGAAGCATTGGCCCTCTTGGAAAACTTTCCCGAGTCTCCCTTCAAAAATTCTTTGGCTACACTGGTAACTTATACCATTGAAAGGAAAAAATAA
- a CDS encoding FtsL-like putative cell division protein, whose protein sequence is MGRNTFKKPIKSSREQKKSKFNPFAFIEQKLDMSAIVGENVPIKLVLPLLYASFLAMAYIWSNYKAENTIRKIDRLQQEVEDLRADVTTLEAEYMFASKQSEVAKKIQPLGIIEIEEPPQKLILEK, encoded by the coding sequence ATGGGAAGAAATACTTTTAAAAAACCGATTAAGTCCTCCCGGGAGCAAAAAAAATCGAAATTCAACCCTTTTGCCTTTATTGAGCAAAAGCTTGACATGAGTGCAATTGTGGGGGAAAACGTTCCAATTAAATTGGTACTCCCACTGCTATATGCCTCTTTTCTGGCAATGGCTTATATATGGAGTAATTATAAAGCTGAAAATACCATCCGGAAAATAGATCGGCTTCAACAAGAAGTAGAAGACCTTCGGGCTGATGTTACTACTTTGGAAGCGGAATACATGTTTGCAAGTAAACAATCTGAAGTAGCAAAAAAAATACAGCCATTAGGCATTATTGAAATTGAAGAACCGCCACAGAAATTAATATTGGAAAAGTGA
- the rsmH gene encoding 16S rRNA (cytosine(1402)-N(4))-methyltransferase RsmH gives MHNTAYHIPVMLEECLSGLNINPNGIYIDLTFGGGGHSRGILEKLDKGHLYGFDQDPDAEKNAPNDENFTFVMANFRDLRRYLKIYGVDKVDGILADLGVSSHQIDEPSRGFSTRFEGKLDMRMSQSGDLSAASILNTYDEQSLHKIFGIYGEIKNAKTLARAIVSARANTPFDSIPEFKDLLDKYAPRGKYAKYSAQVFQALRIEVNQEMIALEEMLEQSTKLLKKDGRLVIMSYHSLEDRLVKNIITKGKLHGELEKDFYGNPVRPLEPVSRKPIIATQEEIDTNKRARSAKLRIAKKL, from the coding sequence GTGCATAATACAGCTTACCATATTCCCGTAATGCTTGAGGAATGCCTTTCAGGGTTAAACATTAACCCCAATGGCATCTACATAGACCTGACCTTTGGTGGAGGAGGGCATTCTCGTGGAATTTTAGAAAAGCTGGACAAGGGGCACTTGTATGGTTTTGATCAGGATCCTGATGCAGAAAAAAATGCTCCGAATGATGAAAACTTTACTTTTGTCATGGCAAACTTTCGTGACTTACGTCGGTACTTAAAAATATACGGGGTAGATAAAGTCGATGGAATTTTGGCAGATTTAGGCGTTTCTTCTCACCAAATAGACGAACCTTCTAGGGGTTTTTCCACAAGATTTGAGGGTAAATTAGACATGCGTATGAGTCAGTCCGGTGATTTGTCGGCTGCAAGTATATTGAATACGTATGATGAGCAATCTCTTCATAAGATTTTTGGCATTTATGGGGAAATTAAAAACGCAAAAACCCTTGCCAGAGCCATTGTGTCGGCCAGGGCAAATACCCCTTTTGATTCCATTCCGGAGTTTAAAGATCTTCTTGACAAGTATGCTCCGAGAGGAAAATATGCCAAATATTCAGCACAAGTATTCCAGGCATTGCGGATAGAGGTTAATCAGGAAATGATTGCGTTGGAAGAGATGTTGGAACAAAGTACCAAGTTGTTAAAAAAAGATGGGAGATTGGTAATAATGAGTTATCATTCCTTGGAAGACCGTCTGGTTAAAAACATCATCACCAAAGGAAAACTTCATGGTGAACTTGAGAAAGACTTTTATGGTAATCCTGTCCGACCCCTTGAACCGGTCAGCAGAAAGCCAATCATCGCAACACAAGAAGAGATTGACACCAATAAAAGAGCTAGAAGTGCCAAGTTGAGAATCGCTAAAAAACTTTGA
- the mraZ gene encoding division/cell wall cluster transcriptional repressor MraZ gives MASFTGEFECKLDAKGRLVLPSKMKALLPESLGQEMMLRKGLEPCLELIPMVEVKKDHSKLASLDDTDDEVRFFKRSFFRRESPVELDATGRFVISKTMLRHAKLEKEAIVIGIGTKIEIWNPECYDEFMGKEEEKFSDLNKKFLGRSA, from the coding sequence ATGGCATCATTCACCGGTGAGTTTGAGTGTAAACTGGATGCCAAGGGCAGGTTGGTTTTGCCTTCAAAAATGAAGGCTTTACTCCCTGAATCCTTGGGTCAGGAAATGATGCTACGCAAAGGTTTGGAGCCATGTCTTGAATTGATACCTATGGTCGAAGTAAAAAAAGACCATAGCAAACTTGCTAGTCTTGATGATACAGATGATGAAGTAAGGTTTTTCAAGAGATCTTTTTTTAGAAGGGAATCTCCTGTTGAATTAGATGCCACAGGAAGATTTGTTATCAGCAAAACCATGTTACGTCATGCTAAATTGGAAAAGGAAGCTATAGTGATTGGCATAGGTACAAAGATTGAAATATGGAACCCGGAATGTTATGATGAGTTCATGGGTAAAGAGGAAGAAAAATTCAGTGATTTAAACAAAAAATTCTTAGGTAGAAGTGCATAA
- a CDS encoding M48 family metallopeptidase, which translates to MDQETIKYLILLIVSFNFIFEKLIDYLNVNRKTTEIPANLIGYLDGAKLKESKVYQRTKYNFSLVSDTFSFVITFLLIVFGLFGWFDEWLRQYLQSPMVLTLTYFAIIFIGSDLLSLPFDYYQTFKIENDFGFNKSTVKTFFIDKVKGYLLSIIIGGALLSLLLWLILELGQDFWWIFWIVAALFMLLANLFYTGLILPLFNKLTPLEEGELKETITSYAQSVGFSLKNVFVMDGSKRSSKANAFFSGFGKRKKVVLYDTLIDQHSQEELVAVLAHEIGHYKKGHIKTGMVAGVLQTGLLLYILSLFIFSEPLSMALGANQMAIHLNIIGFTMLFSPISMIIGIGMNYLSRKNEFEADHFAKTTFSGLPLASALKTLSVKTLSDIDPHPAYVFIHYSHPPLLKRLERLE; encoded by the coding sequence ATGGATCAAGAGACAATCAAATACCTTATACTTCTCATAGTAAGCTTTAATTTTATCTTTGAAAAATTAATTGATTACCTCAATGTAAATAGAAAGACTACTGAGATTCCGGCAAACCTAATTGGTTACTTGGATGGAGCAAAACTAAAAGAAAGCAAAGTTTACCAACGTACTAAGTATAATTTCAGCTTGGTTTCCGACACTTTTTCTTTTGTTATAACTTTTCTTTTGATTGTTTTCGGTTTATTTGGTTGGTTTGATGAATGGTTAAGGCAATACCTTCAATCACCGATGGTGCTTACTTTGACCTATTTTGCCATAATCTTTATCGGATCAGACCTTCTATCTTTACCTTTCGATTACTACCAAACTTTCAAAATAGAAAATGACTTTGGCTTCAATAAAAGCACAGTAAAAACGTTTTTCATAGACAAGGTAAAGGGATACCTCCTTTCCATCATTATTGGTGGGGCCTTGCTTTCACTTTTATTGTGGTTAATCTTGGAACTGGGACAGGATTTTTGGTGGATTTTCTGGATTGTAGCCGCTCTATTTATGCTATTGGCCAATTTATTTTATACCGGACTCATCTTGCCTTTATTTAATAAATTGACTCCTTTGGAGGAAGGTGAATTGAAAGAAACCATTACCAGTTACGCTCAATCTGTTGGTTTCTCTTTAAAGAATGTGTTTGTGATGGATGGGAGTAAGCGCTCCTCAAAAGCCAATGCTTTTTTCTCAGGCTTTGGCAAAAGAAAAAAGGTTGTACTTTATGACACCCTAATCGATCAACATTCGCAGGAAGAACTGGTCGCTGTTTTGGCTCACGAAATTGGCCACTACAAAAAAGGGCATATAAAAACCGGAATGGTGGCAGGAGTCCTTCAGACTGGGTTATTGCTTTACATACTCTCTCTTTTTATTTTCAGTGAACCATTGAGCATGGCCCTCGGAGCCAATCAAATGGCCATTCACTTAAATATCATAGGTTTTACCATGTTATTTTCACCCATTTCCATGATAATTGGAATAGGTATGAATTATTTGAGCAGAAAGAATGAATTTGAAGCTGATCATTTTGCGAAAACCACTTTCAGTGGTCTACCATTGGCCAGCGCATTAAAAACCCTTTCTGTCAAAACTCTTTCTGATATTGACCCTCACCCTGCCTATGTGTTTATCCACTATTCCCACCCCCCACTTTTAAAGCGATTGGAACGGCTTGAGTAG
- a CDS encoding 1-acyl-sn-glycerol-3-phosphate acyltransferase produces the protein MTDDYIKHKYEPILPKKDEWPVVKLSKSRKAFIHQVVTSSVKNIKGLTGNQLQAIKEGLEVTLFRERMRIKQNSWAVDPEDEEEFWAEVKASLLAMDAEQQLDDQKKKARYYEVLTRITSRYAEEIASNFKHSHYKMTRRLVSFGFSRLLNTSRVKGFKSIFSNQYRLQDKIQIIGETDQIRDLASKGTIVMVPTHFSNLDSILIGWTISTLGLPPFIYGAGLNLFNIGIFAYFMNALGAYKVDRRKKNQIYLETLKTYSREAIQFGCHSLFFPGGTRSRSGNIESKVKLGLLSTAIEAQRSNYQKGNDENGKVFIVPVTINYHFVLEAPSLIKEHLDYTGQERYYSESDEFSTSYKISKFLVKFFTKGSDISVSIGKAMDILGNYVDSEGNSRDAHGRSIDCKDYFMLDGKVNVDLQREEEYSKKLGTRIVEEFHKINRVFSSHIVAFTAFQLLKKENNKLDLFSLLRLPEEDLYLPYDTFKEACSRVLERIMQLREEGAVHMAPHLNRSLEEIIQHGLQNVGMYHAKRPLRKNEEGNIVTEDISLLYYYHNRLDGYELEKII, from the coding sequence TTGACCGACGACTATATCAAACACAAGTATGAACCTATACTTCCGAAGAAGGATGAATGGCCTGTGGTGAAATTAAGTAAAAGCCGCAAAGCATTTATTCACCAGGTGGTGACGTCTAGTGTTAAGAATATTAAGGGGCTTACTGGGAATCAGTTACAGGCAATAAAAGAAGGACTTGAAGTCACTCTTTTTAGAGAAAGGATGAGGATCAAACAAAATTCTTGGGCTGTAGATCCGGAAGACGAAGAGGAGTTTTGGGCAGAAGTAAAGGCTTCTCTCTTGGCCATGGATGCCGAACAACAACTAGATGATCAAAAAAAGAAAGCGAGGTATTATGAAGTGCTTACGCGAATTACCAGCAGGTATGCTGAAGAAATAGCGAGTAATTTTAAACACAGCCATTATAAAATGACGAGAAGGCTTGTGTCCTTTGGTTTCTCCCGATTATTGAATACTTCGAGAGTTAAAGGTTTCAAATCAATATTTAGTAACCAATACAGACTTCAGGATAAAATACAAATTATAGGGGAGACTGATCAAATCAGAGATTTGGCCTCAAAGGGAACCATCGTAATGGTACCTACCCACTTTAGTAATTTAGATAGTATTTTGATTGGGTGGACCATCAGTACCTTAGGATTGCCCCCATTTATCTATGGCGCAGGACTGAACCTCTTTAATATAGGGATATTCGCTTACTTTATGAATGCCTTGGGAGCCTATAAAGTGGACAGGAGAAAAAAGAACCAAATCTACCTTGAAACACTAAAAACTTACTCCAGAGAAGCCATTCAATTTGGTTGTCACAGTCTCTTTTTCCCTGGTGGAACACGTTCACGAAGTGGTAATATTGAATCCAAAGTTAAACTTGGATTGCTTAGTACTGCCATAGAAGCGCAACGGTCCAACTATCAGAAAGGGAATGATGAAAACGGAAAAGTTTTTATTGTACCTGTCACCATCAATTACCATTTTGTCTTAGAAGCCCCAAGTTTAATCAAGGAGCATTTGGACTATACCGGCCAAGAAAGGTATTATAGTGAATCGGATGAATTTTCTACCTCCTACAAAATCTCTAAATTTTTGGTGAAGTTTTTTACCAAAGGGTCAGATATTTCTGTTTCTATAGGCAAAGCCATGGATATATTAGGCAATTATGTAGATTCTGAGGGAAACAGTAGGGATGCACACGGTAGAAGTATCGATTGTAAAGATTATTTTATGCTAGACGGGAAAGTAAATGTGGATTTACAGCGAGAGGAGGAGTATAGCAAAAAATTGGGTACACGAATTGTTGAAGAATTTCACAAAATAAACAGGGTCTTTAGCAGTCATATCGTGGCTTTTACCGCATTCCAATTGCTGAAAAAAGAAAACAATAAATTGGACCTTTTTAGCTTGCTTAGACTTCCGGAAGAGGACCTTTATTTACCTTATGATACCTTCAAAGAAGCTTGTTCTCGTGTTCTAGAGAGAATCATGCAACTAAGAGAAGAGGGAGCAGTGCATATGGCACCACACTTAAATAGAAGCTTGGAGGAAATCATTCAGCACGGGTTACAGAATGTAGGAATGTACCATGCAAAGCGACCCTTAAGGAAGAATGAGGAAGGGAATATAGTAACTGAAGATATAAGTTTATTGTATTATTACCATAACAGACTTGATGGATATGAATTGGAAAAAATCATCTGA
- a CDS encoding metallophosphoesterase, whose product MNLRFNVCLFLAVFVFGISCSKKKQEAFNFVQLCDTQLGMGGYAHDLKTFKQAVVQINEMNPDFAVICGDLVHNASDSSYADFLEIMESFDVPCHVAPGNHDVGNVPNDSSLSYYRKTIGPDYFNFDNKGYSFVVTNTQLWKEDVADESKKHDHWFGETLGAQKAKNAPIFVIGHYPLFLEGPDEEEKYFNLPPAKRAELLGLFKENGVVAYLSGHTHELVINDFEGIQFVSGETTSKNFDKRPFGFRIWEVSTDTIQHHFVPLTDADE is encoded by the coding sequence ATGAATCTTCGTTTTAATGTTTGCTTATTTTTGGCCGTATTTGTTTTTGGAATCTCATGTTCGAAAAAAAAGCAAGAGGCATTCAATTTTGTGCAGTTGTGTGATACTCAGTTAGGCATGGGGGGCTATGCACATGATCTAAAAACTTTTAAACAGGCAGTTGTACAAATCAATGAGATGAATCCTGACTTTGCTGTAATATGCGGGGATCTGGTGCACAATGCAAGCGACAGTTCTTATGCTGATTTTCTAGAAATCATGGAAAGCTTTGATGTGCCGTGTCATGTGGCTCCCGGAAATCATGATGTAGGAAATGTGCCTAATGATTCTTCCTTAAGTTATTACCGAAAAACCATTGGACCGGATTATTTTAATTTTGATAACAAAGGGTATTCTTTTGTTGTGACCAATACGCAATTGTGGAAGGAAGATGTCGCCGATGAATCAAAAAAACATGATCATTGGTTTGGGGAAACATTAGGTGCCCAAAAGGCTAAAAATGCTCCGATTTTCGTGATTGGTCATTACCCCTTATTTTTGGAAGGGCCGGATGAAGAAGAAAAATACTTCAATTTGCCTCCTGCAAAACGTGCTGAGTTATTGGGTTTATTCAAAGAGAATGGAGTAGTGGCTTATTTATCCGGGCATACCCATGAATTGGTAATTAATGATTTTGAGGGGATTCAATTTGTCAGTGGTGAAACAACTAGCAAAAATTTTGACAAGCGGCCTTTCGGATTTCGAATTTGGGAGGTGTCCACAGATACCATCCAACATCATTTTGTCCCATTAACTGATGCCGATGAATAA
- a CDS encoding phytanoyl-CoA dioxygenase family protein, whose protein sequence is MKNILQKMGVSSTLLSQEEQDFLRKNGYLNLGKLLDDNSLRAIRNRINEILEEEGEDAGAELMESPSIRHPKEAGACRLGNLVNKGVAFDIFYTHPKVLAAISLVLGEQFKLSSLNYRAALPGAGLQKLHVDWPESIQNQEFMVCNSIWLLDDFHVENGATRVVPGTHLNPTLPAEVMNDPLDSHPDEKIIVAEAGSVVIFNSHTWHGGTTNHSTQPRRAIHSYFCKRDQVQQTDQSKYIKESTLDRISKEAAFILGLEKNEK, encoded by the coding sequence ATGAAAAATATCCTCCAAAAAATGGGCGTCTCTTCTACTTTGCTAAGCCAAGAAGAACAAGACTTCTTAAGGAAAAACGGTTACCTCAACCTAGGTAAACTATTGGACGATAACAGCCTACGAGCCATAAGAAATCGTATCAATGAAATTCTGGAAGAAGAGGGTGAAGATGCAGGCGCTGAATTGATGGAATCTCCAAGCATAAGGCATCCTAAAGAGGCAGGAGCATGCAGACTCGGGAACCTAGTCAATAAAGGAGTCGCTTTTGATATCTTTTATACTCATCCCAAAGTTTTGGCGGCAATTAGCCTAGTTCTTGGAGAGCAATTTAAACTTTCCTCCCTCAACTACAGGGCTGCACTTCCTGGCGCAGGCTTACAAAAACTTCATGTGGACTGGCCTGAGTCAATTCAAAACCAGGAATTTATGGTTTGTAATTCTATCTGGCTATTAGATGATTTTCATGTAGAAAATGGTGCGACGAGGGTAGTTCCCGGCACCCATCTGAACCCCACTTTGCCTGCAGAAGTAATGAATGACCCGCTGGATTCACATCCCGATGAAAAAATCATTGTAGCGGAGGCGGGATCTGTTGTTATCTTTAATTCCCATACTTGGCATGGAGGCACAACTAACCACAGCACCCAGCCCAGGAGGGCCATTCATAGCTATTTTTGTAAAAGAGACCAAGTTCAACAAACCGACCAAAGTAAATATATCAAGGAAAGTACACTGGATAGAATATCAAAAGAAGCCGCTTTCATTCTCGGCTTAGAAAAAAATGAAAAATAG
- a CDS encoding NAD(P)H-dependent glycerol-3-phosphate dehydrogenase — protein sequence MNWKKSSENKPVGVIGIGSFGTAISNLLAEKNNVLVYARDEAVVKAINETHMVKNRKLAESIRATTDPEMICDSCDVMFPMIPSAAFREVMVRFAPFLHPYHFLIHGTKGLSLSLPEGKDLGNIKKIRRKNISTMSEVILEETVVERIGCLAGPNLAKELLENQPGATVIASRYNEVIREGQRLLRSDNFQVYGNSDIVGVELSGVLKNIIAIASGALSGLGLGDNAKGLLISRGMVELVYLGKAMGGSTQSFLGLAGVGDLVTTCNSTLSRNFTLGYRLAKGERLTDIVADMEEVAEGVNTVKLINLFLESTDLRAPITENLHKVLFEDLKVEDALQNLMKIPIYTDIDFFD from the coding sequence ATGAATTGGAAAAAATCATCTGAAAATAAACCGGTAGGGGTTATTGGAATCGGTAGTTTCGGAACGGCAATTTCTAATTTGTTGGCTGAAAAAAACAATGTGTTGGTTTACGCCAGAGATGAGGCAGTAGTGAAAGCCATCAATGAGACACATATGGTAAAAAACAGGAAATTAGCTGAAAGTATTCGTGCGACAACAGATCCTGAGATGATCTGTGATTCATGTGATGTTATGTTTCCAATGATTCCTTCAGCTGCTTTCCGAGAAGTGATGGTAAGGTTTGCCCCTTTTCTTCACCCTTATCATTTTTTAATACATGGCACCAAAGGACTTTCACTTAGTCTTCCTGAAGGTAAAGATTTGGGAAATATCAAAAAAATCAGGCGAAAGAATATTTCGACCATGAGTGAGGTGATTCTGGAAGAGACAGTTGTGGAGAGAATAGGGTGTTTGGCAGGACCCAATTTGGCTAAAGAACTCTTGGAAAACCAGCCGGGAGCCACTGTGATTGCGAGCAGGTATAACGAAGTGATTAGAGAAGGACAGCGCCTATTGCGTTCCGATAATTTTCAAGTTTATGGGAACTCAGACATTGTGGGGGTAGAGCTGTCAGGGGTTTTAAAAAACATCATTGCGATTGCTTCAGGAGCTTTGTCCGGTTTGGGCCTAGGAGATAATGCCAAAGGACTTTTGATCTCTAGAGGAATGGTAGAATTGGTTTACCTAGGTAAGGCGATGGGAGGAAGTACTCAGTCATTTTTAGGTCTTGCAGGTGTTGGTGATTTAGTTACTACTTGTAATTCCACACTTTCGAGAAACTTTACTTTGGGTTATAGGTTGGCCAAAGGAGAAAGACTTACAGATATTGTGGCAGATATGGAGGAGGTTGCGGAAGGTGTAAATACAGTGAAGTTGATAAATTTATTCTTGGAATCCACCGATCTGAGAGCACCAATTACTGAAAATCTTCACAAGGTTTTATTTGAGGATTTGAAGGTAGAAGACGCGCTACAAAACCTTATGAAGATCCCGATCTATACGGATATAGACTTTTTTGATTAA